The Rhodopirellula bahusiensis genome includes a window with the following:
- a CDS encoding proprotein convertase P-domain-containing protein, with protein sequence MMRSQWNANLFSQFIPTLRRTVSRVALPVSLAMVTGAVISDGNVAQAQSGLRESLERLDRDQDGDIEPEEITALSRPYLERVAEARRMDLNRDNSVERWQEAVRIYHALQNGVSGREVDPETNITVRPFGALDDDPMVPEFGLGEMKFQYTADDYRQAERTLSRSDRNRDGFLDRREVERADWKFRDPFEEDYDKDNRLSTIELAQRYARRRLLSDASGELIRKRRRVGSEVRELERSGREDDSRSWRRDRRYYLASTVMERFDTNRNGRLEASETVAMGIPFGRIDLDRDGEISRDELNDHLLEVQEREDQDAEGLPPWFFERDADGDQQISMPEFTSEWTSELLAEFESYDQNADGLLTKSELAGSTSLMGGNYRNETASALPPRKTIVSEIFIEEEYVIADVNVQLSITHTHDEALDAYLVGPDETKIELFTGVGGHDDHFDRTRFDDDARYPITKARPPFEGTFIPEGRLKNQPSLSSFNGKNVQGTWQLVIVGTRSERFGLLHNWSLDITPDTSKP encoded by the coding sequence ATGATGCGATCTCAATGGAACGCCAACCTGTTTTCGCAGTTCATTCCGACACTGCGTCGCACCGTTTCTCGAGTCGCATTGCCTGTTTCGCTGGCAATGGTGACCGGCGCTGTGATCTCTGATGGCAACGTCGCCCAAGCACAATCCGGTCTTCGCGAATCGCTGGAACGACTCGACCGCGATCAAGATGGTGACATCGAACCCGAAGAAATCACGGCGCTCTCACGTCCTTATTTGGAACGAGTCGCCGAAGCACGGCGGATGGATCTGAACCGAGACAACTCGGTCGAACGTTGGCAAGAAGCGGTACGCATCTATCACGCTTTGCAGAACGGGGTTTCCGGCCGAGAGGTCGATCCCGAAACCAACATCACCGTGCGTCCCTTTGGCGCTCTCGATGATGACCCCATGGTTCCCGAGTTCGGCTTGGGCGAGATGAAGTTCCAATACACTGCCGATGACTACCGCCAAGCCGAACGCACTCTCTCACGCAGCGATCGCAATCGGGACGGATTTCTCGATCGGCGTGAAGTGGAACGAGCCGACTGGAAATTCCGGGATCCATTTGAAGAAGACTACGACAAAGACAACCGGCTGAGCACCATTGAATTGGCCCAGCGATACGCTCGCCGACGTCTGCTTTCCGATGCCTCAGGCGAGTTGATTCGGAAACGCCGGAGGGTTGGCAGCGAGGTTCGCGAACTGGAACGTTCTGGACGCGAAGACGATTCACGCTCGTGGCGTCGCGATCGTCGATATTACCTCGCGTCCACCGTCATGGAACGATTTGACACCAACCGCAACGGGCGACTGGAAGCCAGCGAAACCGTTGCGATGGGGATCCCGTTCGGCCGCATCGACCTCGATCGCGATGGCGAAATCTCTCGTGACGAGCTCAACGACCATCTTCTCGAAGTTCAAGAACGCGAAGATCAAGACGCGGAAGGGTTGCCGCCTTGGTTCTTCGAGCGTGACGCAGATGGCGACCAACAGATCTCGATGCCCGAATTCACGTCCGAATGGACATCAGAGCTTTTGGCCGAGTTCGAATCGTACGATCAGAACGCCGATGGACTGCTCACCAAGAGCGAACTGGCAGGATCAACCTCGCTGATGGGCGGCAACTACCGCAACGAAACCGCCTCCGCCTTGCCACCTCGCAAGACGATCGTTTCAGAGATTTTCATCGAAGAAGAGTATGTGATCGCCGACGTGAACGTTCAGCTTTCGATCACGCACACGCACGACGAAGCACTGGATGCTTACCTGGTCGGCCCTGACGAGACAAAGATCGAATTGTTCACCGGAGTCGGCGGGCATGATGATCACTTCGACCGAACACGTTTCGACGACGATGCACGCTACCCGATTACCAAGGCTCGCCCACCGTTCGAAGGCACCTTCATTCCGGAGGGCCGCCTGAAGAACCAACCCAGCCTCAGCTCCTTCAACGGTAAGAACGTTCAAGGAACTTGGCAATTGGTCATCGTCGGAACACGCAGCGAACGGTTCGGACTGCTCCA